The stretch of DNA CTTTTCCACGCCCAGTTCCGGGCGGTAAGCGCCGGCCAGGTCGGCGACGATGTCGGCGCGGTCACGCTCCAGTTTGGCGCTGGCGATGCGGATGCTGTCCAGCCGTGCGTACGGATAGTCGCGGAAGGCGTCGTGGCCGCCGCCTTCGTTGGCCTGGCCCTGGTCATCGATCAGCAGCGTGTTGCTCAGGTTGCTTTTCGGGATGCCGGCGTAGCCCATCGGGCCGGTCAGGTAACTGCCGCCGCCGAACAGGATGAAGCTGCCCGCGTCGGGATGCGAGTGGCCCATTTCCAGGTGCCAGTCTGGCAGCTTGTCGAGCACGTGCGCCACGTGGTGGCCTTCCGGCGGACCGGCGCGGAAGGCGAAGGCGGTGGCCTTCGGCGTCCAGTCGCTGCGCCAGTAGACGGTGCCGAGGTCTTCGAAATGGTGGTGCGGCGTCATGGCCGACATCGGCGACGATTTCAGCGCTGGATCGCGCCACAGCAGGGTCCAGAAATCTTCCGCGCAGACGTGGCCCAGGGAAGCCATCCAGTCGGCCACGCCTTGCGCTTCCGGATTCTTGAAGCGCGCCGCCAGGCGGTACAGCAGGTTGTAGTTGGAGTTGAGCTTGCTGCCCGGGTGCGTGCGTGCCGGCTCTTCGCCGACGCGCGAACGCGTAATCGGGCCTTCGAAGGCATCGCCGAAGTCGTAAATGTCCTGGCCGTTCGGCGTGATCGAGTGGGCGATGTACAGGTGCGCCTTGCTCAGCGCCGGCGTGTCGTACAAGTCGTCGCCGGCGGCGTGGGCGAAGGCGTCCAGCGCGTGGATGATCCATGGCATGGAGAAGATCCAGTATTCCACGCCTTCGTAGAAGTAGCCGTCCGGCGACGCGACTTCCAGCACGCGCGTGAAGATGGCGCGTGACAGCGCCGCCCACTGTGCCGCCTCCGGGGTGTCGTCCCACACCGCATACGCCGCAACGGCCAGGCCGGCGATCGGGATGAAGCAGTGGTTCTGGCTGTACGAGTACGACTTGCCCGGCTTCGGCGAAAAGTGCCTGGCCAGGATGCCGGCCTGGCGAATCAGCTTGTCGCGGTAGCGCTTGCGTTCTTCCTCGGTCAGCGCGTCGTACAGCAGGTCGTAGCCGGCGCCCAGACCGTACAGCAGATGGCCGGCGGCGAGGTCGATGTCCGGCTTGCTGAAGGTGTAGCCCCAGACTTCATAGCTGACCGCTGCGTCCATGTAGCGCTTGGCCGCTTCCAGGTATTTGGTGTCGCCTTCGATCTGGTAGGCCAGCGCCGCGCCGATGATGCCGATGGCGGTGTTGTTCTGCGCGCGGCGTTTCTGCGCCGGCGCGGCGGCTGGCGCTTCGCGCATGGCGATCAGGCCGGCAAGGCCCTTTTGCCATTCGGCGCGCTGGCTGCCCTTGGCGCGCTGGCGCAGGTCATCCAGGCCGGCCTTGGTGGTGTAGACGCGCGGGTGCACGCCGCGCAGTTCGGCGCGCAGTGCGGCCGGGTGCGCTTGCATCAGCGTTTCCAGCGGATGCGGACCGCCAGTCACTTTGCCCTGCATGGTGCCCAGCGACTCGCGCGCATCCTGCGCCAGCGCACTGGTCAGCGAAAACGCGGGCAAGGAGAGGGCCGCAGCGCCAAGGAAACGGCGCCGTGTGAAGGTGTGATTCATCGATGGCTCCGGAAGGGAATCAGTAGAGGCCGAGGCCGCCGTTGACCTGGATGATTTCGCCGGCCAGGAAGGCGGCGCGTTCGGAGGCAAGGAACACCACCACGTTAGCGACGTCTTCCGGCATGCCTTCGCGGCGCGCCGGTGTGCGTTCGGCAATGGCCTGGCGGTTGGCTGGCGTGTTGAAGGTGTCGTGGAAGCGGGTGGCGATCAACCCCGGCGAGACGCCGTTGACGCGGATGCCCAGCGGGCCGACTTCCTTGGCCAGCGCGCGGGTGAAGGTAGCAATCGCCGCCTTGGAGGCCGCATAGTGCGCCGAACCCGGGCCGCCGCCGTCGAACGCCGCCAGCGACGACATGGTGATGATGGCGCCACGGCCGCGCGGCTCCATGCGCTTCAGCGCCGCCTGGCTGATCAGGAAAGTGGTGGTGAGGTTGAGGTTCAGCGCCTCGTTCCACAAGGTCAGCGGCATTTCCGACACGCGGCAGCGCTGGATCAGGCCGCCGATGTTGGCGAACAGGATGTCGATCTCGCCGATGGCGCCTTCCGCTTCGGCGAACACCTGTTCGGCGATCTTGTCATCGGTCAGGTCGGCCTTGATGGCCTGGGCGTTGCGGCCGAGCGCGCGGATCTGCGCCACCACGTCCGCCGCTTCGTCGGCGCTGCTCCAGTAGGTCAGTACGACGTCGGCGCCGGCCTGCGCCAGTGCCAGCGAGCTGGCTTTGCCGATGCCCGAGGCGCCGCCCATCACAAGTGCACGTTTTCCGATAAGTTCCATGGCTATGTTCTTTCAGGTAAAAGGTTGAGTGGACTACTTGGGTGGCGCCGCGGTGGACGCCCGTACGATCAGTTCCGGCGCAAACAGCTCGCCGCCCGCCGTCGCCGTGTTCGGCGCGAGGATGCGTTGCACCGCCGCGTCGGCCATGGCCTGGATCGGCTGGCGTAGCGTGGTCAGCGGCGGGTCGTTGGCGGCGGAGAAGAAAATATCGTCGATGCCGATCAGCGAGAAATCCTGCGGCAGCCGCTTGCCCAGTTGCTTGAGGCCGATGCCGATGCCGATTGCCATCATGTCGTTGATGGCGATGGCGGCCGTGGGCTTGCTGGCGGCCGACAGCAGGCGCGCCGCCGCGCTGCGGCCCAGCTCGAACAGCTGGGTGTCGCCGTGCAGGTCGGTCGGTGCATCGGTGGCGTCGGCGATGACCAGCTCGCCGCTGACACCGGCCGCCGCCGTCGCCTGCTGGAAGCCCTTCACGCGGTCCTGGCGGTTCAGCGTGAACGGCGGCGGCGTTACCAGCGCGATGGCACGGTGGCCCAGCGCCACCAGGTGTTCCACCGCCTTGGTGGTGGCCGCCACGTTGTCGACCGAGATGGTGGTGATGCGCTCGTGGCTGTCATCGGAACGCTTGATGTCGAACGCCACCACCGGGCAGCGCGCCGTCATCGCCACCAGGTGGTCGGTGTCGTTCAGCGCCGAGCCGGTGATGATGCCCTGCGCGCCATAGGCCAGCAGGTCGGCCATCACGGCACGTTCCCGCTCCGGATCGCGGAAGGTGCTGAAGGTCATCACGTGGCAGTGGTGGCGCGCGGCGGCCGTCTCCACCGCGCAAGCCAGCGAACCGAAGAACTGATTGGCCAGCGACGGCACCAGCAGTCCCACCATGGAAGCCACACCCGTTTTCAGCTGGCGGGCGGCGTTGTTGGGCCGGTAGCCCAGCTGTTCGATCGCCTGCTGGATCTTGCGCTGGGTGTCGGGCCGCATCTGCTCCATGCGGTTGTTCAGAAAATTCGAGATGCTGGTGGTCGATACGCCGGCCAGTCTCGCTACATCCTGAATTTTTGGTTCGCTCATGATTTCCTTGTTGAGTGTTATGCGCTCAGAACGCCACGTCCAGCCGGATCGAGGTGTAACGGAACGCGTCGCGGGCGGGTTGCCAGCCGTAAGATCTGATATCGGAACCGCCGGTGGCCTTCTTGAAGTTCAGGAAGGAGCCGACGTTGCCGACAGCATAATGGTGGTCGAACAGGTTTTTGACGCCGAACGACAATTTATATTTACCCTTGGCGTCCTTGATCGAGGCGCCGAGGTCGAAGATGCCATAGCCGGGCCGCTGCAACGACGGGTCCTGGCTGATCGCGCCCTGCACCTTGGCCTGGGTGCGCCACTGGGCGTTGATCGCCGCCACGTACGGCATCCACGACACCGCCGGCAGCGTGTATTCGCCGCCCATGCTGGCTTTCCATTTCGGCGCGTTCGGCATCATGCCGCCGCTGGCGTCGCGCAGGAAGGAGCCGGGTACCAGCTGGTTGGGAATGGTGCAGTCGGTGGCGCCGCTGTAGCACGGGCCCTGGGTCCAGTCGCGCACCACGGCGCGGGTGTAGGCCATGCTGGCGTTGACCAGCAGCGCACGGGTGGCCAGCACGGTGGCGTCAGCCTCGAAGCCGCGCGTCTGCAGCGATGGAATGCTGTACAGCACGCTGGCCTGGCTGCCGTCGGTGAAGCGTTCGGTGGCCGAGGTCTGGTAGTCGCGGAAGCGGGTCTGGAAGATCGCCGCGTTCAAGGTCGCGCGGTTGTTCCACAGGTTGGCCTTGAAGCCGGCCTCGAAGCTGGTGGCTTTTTCCGGCGCCAGCGGCAGGTGGGCGAATACGTTGACGTTGTTGGCGCCGCTGGTCATGTCGTAGGCCACGCCTTTGTGGCCGGTGGAGGCGGTGCCGTACACCATCATCTCGTCGTTCAGGTGATAGGTGTAGCCGACCTTGCCGGTGACGGCGTTTTCCTTGTTCTGCGGCGCCACGTACAGGTTCTCGCCGGTGTGTACGTTGTTGGCAGCAGTCGACGACAGGCTGTCGATGGTGTGGAACGAGTAGTCGTTGGCCTCGTGGTTGTAGCGCAGGCCGGCGCTCAGGCTTTGCTTCGGCGCGAAATCCCAGTTGGTGTTGGCGTAGATCGCGTGCGTCAGGCTGCCCGAGTTGGTGTCGTAGTTGGTGTAGTTGGTTTCCTTGACGAAGGCATTGCCGCGCAAATAGGTGCGGTACAGCGTGTTACGCGCCGCCCACAGGCCGACCAGGTAGCGGAAGTTGCCGCTGTCCGGCGACGTCAGGCGGAATTCCTGGGTCGAGGTCTTGCTCTCGAGCGTGCCGTTAATCATCGGCGACTCGGCGATGCCCGATGGCTTGCCGGCGGCGTTGACCTGGTAGTAGGTGGAGATCAGGTCGATGTTGTCGTTGTCGCGGAAGTCGTTGGACAGGTTGTTGTCCACCGACGTGATCGAGGTCAGCGAATGGCCGGCCAGCGGCGAGCTCTCCGGGAAGGCGTAGTTGACGCGCACACCCAGCGCACGGTCGGTCGCTTCCAGGCCGGTCGGCGAGTCGTTGCGGATCTCGCGGTTCCACTGGCTGACGTGAATGCCGCGCAGCACGGCGGTATTGGACAGCGCCGTGTAGTTCTTGTTGTACAGGTAGCCGACGCCGTCGCCAATCGAGGTGATGGCGGCAGTGTTGCCGGTGGCCAGCGAATGGTCGAAGCGCGGCGTGATCAGCACGTCCAGGTCGTTCGACAGTTTCCATTGCAGCTTGGCCATAAAGGTCTTGGCGCCGGAGCCGTTCTGCATGCTGTCGTTGGTCAGGTTGTGCAGCATGCCGGGGAAGTTGGTCTTGCTGGCGTACAGACGCATGCCGAAGGTGTCGGTCAGGCGGCCGCTGAGCGAGGCGGCGACGCGGTATTCGTGGTCGCTGGTGTCGTAGACGCTGACGCGGGTCTGCATCGGGCCGGCGCCGATCGGCTTGGTGGTCATGACCACGGCGCCGGCGATCGCGCTCTTACCGAACAGCGTGCTTTGCGGGCCTTTCAATACTTCGACGCGGGCCATGTCGGTCATGTCCTTGAACGCCTGCTGGGTCTGGGCGTAGGGGATGTCGTCGACCAGGATGGCGACGTCGCCCTCGATGCCGAGGTTGTTCGACGTGGTGCCGATGCCGCGCATATTGATGCTGTTGGTGCCGACCTGGGTGCCGACCGAGACCGACAGCGCCGGCGACAGATTGATGATGTCCACCAGTTCGCGCACGTTGTTGCGCTGCATGGCTTCTTCGCTCAGTACCGAGATCGAGGCCGGCACGTCTTCCAGTTTTTCTACGCGGCGGTTGGCGGTCACCACCACCGATTCCAGCTTCAGCTGGTCGGCGGCGGGCGCTACTGGTGCAGAATCGCCGGATTGCTGGGCATGCGCGGGCAGGGCGCCCAGCAGGCTCAGCGCCACGGCGGAGGCGAGCGGCGTCAGCCGGAAAGAGGGGCGGCGGCGCAACGCGCCGGGCGTAATTGGTCCAGTCATCATAGTCTCCGTTATCTTATATTTATCATCTTGGAACTGCAACGATTTACTGTATCGATACAGTAAATCGGGAAAAAAATATAGCGGTGAAACGTACGGCGAAAATCCGGGTATGGCTGAATCGGTTTACTGTATCGATTTACTGTAACGATGCAGTAAGCATAAACCAACGAGTGACGATGTCAACAGTTTTTTGTGCTCGCCAATAGACAAGAGCCGCACGGAGGCGGCTCTTTGCATTTTTACATGAACGAAATCAGGACCGTTTCAACTGCCCGATAACGCTGGCTACTTTGGTGGTAATCATATCCACTGCCGGGCCATTGGCGCCGTGCGGAATGATGATGTCGGCATTGCGCTTGGTTGGTTCGATGAATTGCTTGTGCATCGGACGCACCGTTTCCAGGTACTGGCCGACGACACTTTCCACCGAGCGGCCGCGTTCGGTGATATCTCGTTGCATGCGGCGGATGAAGCGGATGTCGGAGGCGGTGTCGACATAGATCTTCAGCGACATCATGTCGCACAAGTCCGCGTCATACAGCGCAAACAGGCCTTCGATCACGATGACCGGG from Duganella dendranthematis encodes:
- a CDS encoding SDR family NAD(P)-dependent oxidoreductase, yielding MELIGKRALVMGGASGIGKASSLALAQAGADVVLTYWSSADEAADVVAQIRALGRNAQAIKADLTDDKIAEQVFAEAEGAIGEIDILFANIGGLIQRCRVSEMPLTLWNEALNLNLTTTFLISQAALKRMEPRGRGAIITMSSLAAFDGGGPGSAHYAASKAAIATFTRALAKEVGPLGIRVNGVSPGLIATRFHDTFNTPANRQAIAERTPARREGMPEDVANVVVFLASERAAFLAGEIIQVNGGLGLY
- a CDS encoding DUF4962 domain-containing protein, giving the protein MNHTFTRRRFLGAAALSLPAFSLTSALAQDARESLGTMQGKVTGGPHPLETLMQAHPAALRAELRGVHPRVYTTKAGLDDLRQRAKGSQRAEWQKGLAGLIAMREAPAAAPAQKRRAQNNTAIGIIGAALAYQIEGDTKYLEAAKRYMDAAVSYEVWGYTFSKPDIDLAAGHLLYGLGAGYDLLYDALTEEERKRYRDKLIRQAGILARHFSPKPGKSYSYSQNHCFIPIAGLAVAAYAVWDDTPEAAQWAALSRAIFTRVLEVASPDGYFYEGVEYWIFSMPWIIHALDAFAHAAGDDLYDTPALSKAHLYIAHSITPNGQDIYDFGDAFEGPITRSRVGEEPARTHPGSKLNSNYNLLYRLAARFKNPEAQGVADWMASLGHVCAEDFWTLLWRDPALKSSPMSAMTPHHHFEDLGTVYWRSDWTPKATAFAFRAGPPEGHHVAHVLDKLPDWHLEMGHSHPDAGSFILFGGGSYLTGPMGYAGIPKSNLSNTLLIDDQGQANEGGGHDAFRDYPYARLDSIRIASAKLERDRADIVADLAGAYRPELGVEKLQRRFSYARGVWTVTDTLSASKPVILTAQVHGDRAITQTGAHSFVVPGQPASLKVDVATAGVKAIIAPGIVVAAGPPGNVDKGPKEERGSVLRLSLPASKAATLTTTLKF
- a CDS encoding TonB-dependent receptor is translated as MMTGPITPGALRRRPSFRLTPLASAVALSLLGALPAHAQQSGDSAPVAPAADQLKLESVVVTANRRVEKLEDVPASISVLSEEAMQRNNVRELVDIINLSPALSVSVGTQVGTNSINMRGIGTTSNNLGIEGDVAILVDDIPYAQTQQAFKDMTDMARVEVLKGPQSTLFGKSAIAGAVVMTTKPIGAGPMQTRVSVYDTSDHEYRVAASLSGRLTDTFGMRLYASKTNFPGMLHNLTNDSMQNGSGAKTFMAKLQWKLSNDLDVLITPRFDHSLATGNTAAITSIGDGVGYLYNKNYTALSNTAVLRGIHVSQWNREIRNDSPTGLEATDRALGVRVNYAFPESSPLAGHSLTSITSVDNNLSNDFRDNDNIDLISTYYQVNAAGKPSGIAESPMINGTLESKTSTQEFRLTSPDSGNFRYLVGLWAARNTLYRTYLRGNAFVKETNYTNYDTNSGSLTHAIYANTNWDFAPKQSLSAGLRYNHEANDYSFHTIDSLSSTAANNVHTGENLYVAPQNKENAVTGKVGYTYHLNDEMMVYGTASTGHKGVAYDMTSGANNVNVFAHLPLAPEKATSFEAGFKANLWNNRATLNAAIFQTRFRDYQTSATERFTDGSQASVLYSIPSLQTRGFEADATVLATRALLVNASMAYTRAVVRDWTQGPCYSGATDCTIPNQLVPGSFLRDASGGMMPNAPKWKASMGGEYTLPAVSWMPYVAAINAQWRTQAKVQGAISQDPSLQRPGYGIFDLGASIKDAKGKYKLSFGVKNLFDHHYAVGNVGSFLNFKKATGGSDIRSYGWQPARDAFRYTSIRLDVAF
- a CDS encoding LacI family DNA-binding transcriptional regulator translates to MSEPKIQDVARLAGVSTTSISNFLNNRMEQMRPDTQRKIQQAIEQLGYRPNNAARQLKTGVASMVGLLVPSLANQFFGSLACAVETAAARHHCHVMTFSTFRDPERERAVMADLLAYGAQGIITGSALNDTDHLVAMTARCPVVAFDIKRSDDSHERITTISVDNVAATTKAVEHLVALGHRAIALVTPPPFTLNRQDRVKGFQQATAAAGVSGELVIADATDAPTDLHGDTQLFELGRSAAARLLSAASKPTAAIAINDMMAIGIGIGLKQLGKRLPQDFSLIGIDDIFFSAANDPPLTTLRQPIQAMADAAVQRILAPNTATAGGELFAPELIVRASTAAPPK